The following are encoded together in the Gadus chalcogrammus isolate NIFS_2021 chromosome 2, NIFS_Gcha_1.0, whole genome shotgun sequence genome:
- the aatka gene encoding serine/threonine-protein kinase LMTK1 isoform X2: MELDPALHHHHHHLHRHPDHLCHCFPHLHHHHCHRGNMRIHGVQLLKSSDVGRHSLLYLKEIGHGWFGKVLLGEVTEGLSTTQVVVKELTASASVHEQMQFVEEIQPYRTLQHPALLQCLAQCSEVTPYLLVMEFCPLGDLKSYLRCCQGAETEAPDAFILQRMACEIASGLLYLHKHNFIHSDLALRSCLLTSDMNVKIGDYGLSRSQYKEDYFVTPDQIWVPLRWIAPELIDEVHGNLLVVDQTKTSNVWSFGVTMWELFELGNQPYQHYSDRQVLTYAVKEQLLKLPKPQLDAPLSQRWYEVMQFCWLQPELRPSTEEIHLLVTYLCAKGSCEAEEDFEQRWNTLKPNLFGSSTHTIISSLALTPDPAPSPDPAAAAAAAPAPEVELASSASSSFPLLEQFSDGFHSDSGDDLLTVTESVHGLNFEYKWEQARAEQPYCSSSTSGPLGQGNPHYQDVYYPVKGGASAGGCRSDSQASGVSPSYYESDHPGVVPVLSAHSPSVGSEYYIRIEEPVECNIDLDDGVEDYSPRREAGDGRLSSQSWTGSSVRQTDAYWAAADNDRSAYDSDESLSVSLTMEPLMRRASSTSPVPPEDPHTQGARPSESQKASVHSEHMPTVRVGGKAFPSEEHPSSELQQNLLPLLGRTENSRSVSRAISSPSLGFCDPYLETSTENSTLSDSYCDVIGPLRKAVPIANHIIEVETGDGLQVGQRRSVLTNDMDGDLFSEADTTNWTSNHSANNNSLSFGSRHTANVQGSYLDLQYTTSYDNTTELWPETIVSNSTVDNYKPFSYVENTGRETSSVSKSIELGPYIYLGHNEKDTSDSQNKTNSIKDNLNNSDTSNKPLFHCVDRLYSEPMRMLDASCINSPVSYIEPYKGHIEALTDGQNVSLWDMSPFMQGMQVQIQGTREVSESDRGLDSGVGLRGSSMGLVGLGDFSEDEDDDITDITSGIFADFNLDYAEVEEEEISPVKHLAGTAKTVDALQLSPSAASPCDQAFSPDAFNTPMLPKSLDSGYDTENNESPEFFFHELTDPRESSPELSQKPELILQMDPGQGVCSVSGSTHVQLKGLAGKNPYRDSAYLSDYDAENERSPREEGSNFFAGPGDRKGNAGKVLRPAADVDLIKPFTHTEEQLTNTRQNISSAAVQLSQTSPDPECHSPNPGLSMLSPFPPEMGGCLTKESGPAEEDLGLNTQHSEDEPSSDYTSSNNSDPLATIPGGASTNHARGNRGSENYSPVTSVNSDSTLSDLKDDGSKDTELSEDSAGDEEIPKFNLGSAEAEEAKKAVNIEEDFEDIDAGECDSQDGTCAESCRPPSKLSSSSSFLELCGENMRAPLEEEEDDSDDSESDEELRTYNIQEEESEESEDDFTPVPVVVSDCSSASHLRSLLKMPTLLSQSFCDELEQKKKAVSFFDDVTVFLFDQESPTAELSDFSFSTAEEACGQDSGPGEISNHSEATPRPSEETCDPGDATCVPGDLTCDPGDAQGNGNAEEGGIWNCEDALPLEADPSLSDTHSETDTTSTSLSDGPEPPRPLAVATPLNRFCVSRFSITHVSDPYVSSPAGQDGDQQ; encoded by the exons ATGGAACTGGATCCTgcgctccaccatcaccaccaccaccttcaccgtCACCCTGACCATCTTTGCCATTGTTTCCCTCACCTGCATCACCACCATTGCCATCGGGGAAACATGAGGATCCATGGAG TCCAGCTGCTGAAGTCCTCGGACGTCGGGCGCCATAGCCTTCTGTACTTAAAGGAGATTGGCCATGGCTGGTTCGGCAAG GTTCTGCTGGGGGAGGTGACGGAGGGCCTCAGCACCACCCaggtggtggtgaaggaacTCACCGCCAGCGCCAGTGTCCATGAGCAAATGCAATTTGTGGAGGAGATCCAGCCATATCG GACCCTCCAGCACCCCGCTCTGCTGCAATGCCTGGCCCAGTGTTCTGAGGTCACTCCCTACCTGCTGGTCATGGAGTTCTGCCCCCTG GGGGATTTGAAGAGCTACCTGCGGTGCTGTCAAGGAGCAGAAACGGAAGCCCCAGATGCCTTCATCCTCCAGCGGATGGCGTGCGAGATCGCCTCGGGCTTGCTGTACCTCCACAAACACAACTTTATTCACAG TGACTTGGCACTACGGAGCTGCCTGCTAACTTCAGACATGAACGTTAAAATAGGAGACTACGGCCTTTCGCGCAGCCAATACAAG GAGGACTACTTTGTGACCCCGGACCAGATTTGGGTTCCCCTGCGCTGGATTGCCCCAGAGCTGATAGATGAGGTCCATGGAAACCTTCTGGTAGTGGACCAGACCAAGACCAGTAACGTGTG GTCGTTTGGTGTCACTATGTGGGAGCTGTTTGAGCTGGGGAACCAGCCTTACCAGCACTATTCAGACAGACAAGTGCTGACATACGCAGTGAAGGAACAGCTTCTCAAGCTCCCCAAACCACAGCTGGACGCCCCGCTGTCTCAACGCTG GTACGAGGTCATGCAGTTCTGTTGGCTCCAGCCTGAGCTGAGGCCTAGCACCGAAGAGATCCACCTGCTGGTCACCTACCTGTGCGCCAAAGGCTCCTGCGAGGCCGAGGAGGACTTCGAACAGAGATGGAACACATTGAAGCCCAACCTGTTTGGCAGCAGCACCCACACCATCATATCCTCCCTGGCCCTGACCCCGGACCCTGCCCCGAGCCCGGAccccgccgcagcagcagcagccgcaccGGCTCCGGAGGTGGAGCtggcctcctcagcctcctcctccttccccctcctggAGCAGTTCTCCGACGGCTTCCACTCGGACAGCGGCGACGACCTGCTGACGGTCACGGAGAGCGTCCACGGCCTCAACTTTGAGTACAAGTGGGAGCAGGCGCGGGCCGAGCAGCCGTACTGCTCGTCGTCCACCAGCGGCCCCCTGGGCCAGGGCAACCCCCACTACCAGGACGTCTACTACCCGGTCAAAGGAGGCGCGTCGGCAGGGGGCTGCAGGTCCGACAGCCAGGCGTCGGGCGTGTCCCCGTCCTACTACGAGTCGGACCACCCGGGGGTGGTCCCGGTGCTGAGCGCCCACAGCCCCTCGGTGGGTAGCGAGTACTACATCCGGATCGAGGAGCCGGTGGAGTGCAACATCGACCTGGACGACGGCGTGGAGGACTACAGCCCGAGGCGGGAGGCCGGGGACGGGCGGCTGTCCTCGCAGAGCTGGACGGGCTCGTCCGTCCGGCAGACAGACGCCTACTGGGCCGCCGCCGACAACGACCGGTCCGCCTACGACTCGGACGAGAGCCTCAGCGTCTCCCTGACCATGGAGCCGTTGATGAGGCGGGCCTCCAGCACAAGTCCCGTTCCTCCGGAAGATCCCCACACCCAGGGGGCCCGCCCCTCGGAGAGTCAGAAAGCCAGCGTTCACAGCGAGCACATGCCCACGGTCAGAGTAGGGGGTAAGGCCTTCCCGTCCGAAGAGCATCCGTCGTCAGAGCTGCAGCAGAACCTCCTGCCGCTCCTGGGGCGAACAGAGAACTCCAGGAGTGTCTCTCGAGCCATCAGCAGCCCCAGTTTGGGATTCTGTGATCCGTATTTAGAAACTAGCACAGAGAACAGTACGCTCAGCGACAGCTACTGTGATGTGATTGGTCCCCTCAGGAAGGCGGTGCCCATTGCTAATCATATCATCGAGGTGGAGACAGGGGACGGCCTACAGGTGGGCCAGCGGAGGAGTGTGCTCACGAATGACATGGATGGCGACCTCTTCTCGGAGGCAGACACCACTAACTGGACCTCCAACCACTCGGCTAATAACAACAGCCTCAGCTTTGGCAGCAGGCACACAGCCAACGTGCAGGGGAGCTATTTGGACCTTCAGTACACCACATCGTACGATAACACAACAGAATTGTGGCCTGAAACCATAGTGAGCAATAGCACAGTGGACAACTATAAGCCATTTAGCTACGTAGAGAACACAGGAAGAGAAACTAGCTCTGTGTCCAAAAGTATAGAGTTGGGACCATATATCTACCTGGGTCACAATGAAAAAGATACAAGTGACTCTCAAAATAAAACCAACTCAATTAAAGATAACCTAAACAACAGTGACACCAGTAACAAGCCATTATTTCACTGTGTCGATAGATTGTACTCTGAGCCTATGAGAATGCTTGACGCAAGCTGCATCAACTCTCCGGTCTCTTATATAGAGCCTTACAAAGGCCACATAGAAGCACTGACTGATGGGCAGAATGTGTCTCTCTGGGACATGTCACCCTTTATGCAAGGCATGCAGGTTCAGATCCAGGGCACACGCGAGGTTTCTGAATCTGAccgagggttagacagtggagtGGGACTCAGGGGATCAAGCATGGGCCTCGTGGGGCTGGGTGACTTCAGCGAGGACGAAGACGACGACATAACAGACATCACATCAGGGATTTTTGCTGACTTCAACCTGGACTATGCTGAGGTCGAGGAGGAAGAAATCAGTCCGGTGAAGCATCTCGCAGGAACCGCCAAAACCGTTGACGCTCTCCAGCTGTCGCCCTCTGCAGCTAGTCCTTGTGACCAGGCCTTCAGCCCCGATGCCTTCAACACCCCGATGCTCCCCAAGTCCCTTGACAGCGGCTACGACACAGAGAACAACGAGTCTCCAGAGTTCTTCTTCCACGAGCTGACGGATCCTCGTGAATCTAGCCCCGAGCTGAGCCAGAAACCAGAACTCATTCTGCAGATGGACCCAGGTCAGGGCGTCTGCTCAGTATCTGGCAGCACCCATGTCCAGCTAAAAGGACTGGCTGGAAAGAACCCATACAGGGACTCAGCCTATCTTTCTGATTACGATGCAGAGAATGAGAGGAGTCCCCGAGAAGAGGGCAGCAACTTCTTTGCGGGTCCAGGTGACCGCAAAGGCAACGCTGGGAAAGTCCTGAGACCTGCTGCTGACGTCGACCTGATCAAGCCATTTACTCACACTGAAGAGCAACTGACCAACACGAGACAGAACATAAGCAGTGCTGCGGTTCAACTCTCGCAAACCTCGCCCGACCCAGAATGCCACTCCCCTAATCCTGGTCTCTCCATGCTGTCACCGTTTCCCCCCGAGATGGGGGGCTGTTTGACCAAGGAGTCTGGACCAGCCGAGGAGGACCTAGGGCTGAACACTCAGCACTCAGAGGACGAGCCGTCCTCGGACTACACTTCGTCCAATAACAGCGATCCTTTGGCCACGATCCCCGGGGGAGCCTCGACCAATCACGCACGCGGAAACAGAGGATCAGAGAACTATTCTCCCGTGACGTCTGTGAACTCGGACTCCACCCTCTCCGACCTCAAAGACGACGGCTCCAAGGACACGGAGCTCAGCGAGGACTCCGCCGGAGACGAGGAAATCCCGAAGTTCAACCTCGGGTCTGCGGAAGCCGAGGAGGCCAAGAAGGCGGTCAACATAGAAGAGGACTTCGAAGACATCGACGCCGGGGAGTGCGACTCGCAGGACGGCACGTGTGCGGAGTCCTGTCGTCCGCCCAGTAAactctcatcctcctcgtcgTTCCTGGAGCTCTGTGGGGAGAACATGAGGGCTcccctggaggaagaggaggacgactcGGACGACAGCGAGTCCGACGAGGAGCTGAGGACCTACAAcatccaggaggaggagagcgaggagagcgaggatGACTTCACGCCGGTGCCGGTGGTGGTGAGCGACTGTAGCAGCGCCAGTCATCTGCGTAGCCTCCTGAAGATGCCCACGCTGCTCAGCCAGTCCTTCTGCGATGagctggagcagaagaagaaggccGTGTCCTTCTTCGACGACGTCACCGTATTCCTCTTCGACCAG GAAAGCCCAACGGCAGAGCTGTCAGACTTCAGCTTCTCCACAGCAGAAGAGGCATGTGGGCAAGATTCTGGGCCAGGGGAAATCTCAAACCACTCTGAAGCCACGCCTCGGCCTTCTGAGGAAACCTGTGATCCTGGTGATGCAACATGTGTTCCTGGTGATTTAACATGTGATCCTGGTGATGCACAGGGGAACGGCAACGCCGAAGAAG GTGGAATTTGGAACTGTGAAGATGCCCTCCCGTTGGAGGCCGACCCTTCCTTATCGGACACTCACTCGGAGACCGACACCAcgtccacctctctctccgACGGTCCGGAGCCACCGAGACCTCTCGCTGTAGCCACGCCCCTCAACCGCTTCTGCGTGTCCCGGTTCTCCATCACGCACGTTTCTGACCCCTACGTCAGCTCACCAGCAG GGCAAGATGGAGACCAGCAGTGA